A genomic region of Methanosarcina thermophila TM-1 contains the following coding sequences:
- a CDS encoding peptidoglycan-binding domain-containing protein — MTIGDGHDLRSPRFAGDEVLEACYDNERVLQRGDSGSAVRKVQEALIFLGIPVPETGASGNFDEETELAVRSYQEARGLRVDGIVGPETIGSLDEEFVTGTSETLLSTEPKVSDVPTPLFPESPVRTPRASPVGPARAPEVPPVEAPKVPRVSAPEVKIPQAPEVPVAEPPLMATQAVPIDQPQVHVTKPITPPMTQLPHTVDSQGRKFHSAGTWRGSNYSFEAEAGKSIRLELRNLKTTESNIRVKTNTGEIRESVLLPDTLVNLEFSAVSEPIIWRFYFEADKKDSLIEWKLYSNWIPGESK; from the coding sequence ATGACTATTGGGGATGGTCACGACTTAAGATCGCCGAGATTTGCAGGCGATGAGGTTCTGGAGGCTTGTTATGACAACGAAAGAGTTCTCCAGAGAGGGGATAGCGGTTCAGCAGTAAGAAAAGTTCAGGAGGCTCTTATATTCCTGGGTATTCCTGTTCCCGAAACTGGAGCCAGCGGGAATTTTGATGAAGAAACCGAACTGGCAGTCAGAAGCTACCAAGAAGCACGCGGACTAAGGGTTGACGGTATTGTGGGACCAGAGACTATAGGAAGTCTGGATGAAGAGTTTGTCACAGGCACATCTGAGACTTTATTATCAACCGAGCCAAAGGTATCGGATGTACCGACTCCTTTGTTCCCGGAATCTCCGGTTCGGACACCAAGGGCGTCTCCAGTTGGACCAGCAAGGGCACCTGAAGTCCCACCAGTAGAGGCGCCCAAAGTTCCTCGAGTATCGGCGCCTGAGGTTAAAATACCTCAAGCTCCTGAAGTACCGGTAGCTGAACCTCCACTGATGGCAACGCAGGCAGTTCCGATCGATCAACCCCAGGTTCATGTAACTAAACCGATTACTCCACCTATGACCCAACTACCCCATACAGTTGATAGTCAGGGGCGCAAATTCCATAGTGCAGGAACCTGGAGAGGGAGCAACTATTCTTTTGAAGCTGAAGCCGGCAAATCAATACGCCTTGAGTTGAGAAACCTCAAGACCACTGAATCAAACATCCGGGTAAAAACGAATACAGGGGAGATCAGAGAGTCTGTACTTCTACCTGACACCCTCGTGAATTTAGAATTTTCTGCAGTAAGTGAACCCATTATATGGAGATTTTACTTTGAAGCAGACAAGAAGGATTCTTTAATCGAGTGGAAGCTTTACAGCAACTGGATACCGGGAGAATCCAAATAA
- a CDS encoding hydrogenase maturation protease encodes MPILHAPVRILGCGSPLMGNDGVGLKVIEALHRTELKDLKDLDIVDAGVCGLDLLNLLEGARKVIIVDAILADNPPGTVHRIEGKDLLEGGTELHPLVSIHDLTITDVLKIGEQVQSLPEVVVIGIEIGSPASEFTQEISPDVLNGVDKSILLIKEEVYSSL; translated from the coding sequence ATGCCTATATTACATGCTCCAGTCCGCATCCTAGGATGCGGAAGCCCACTAATGGGAAATGACGGTGTTGGTCTCAAAGTAATTGAGGCCCTTCACAGAACCGAACTTAAAGACCTCAAAGACCTTGATATCGTGGATGCAGGTGTCTGCGGGCTTGATCTTTTAAACCTGCTCGAAGGTGCCAGGAAAGTCATTATAGTGGATGCGATTCTGGCAGACAACCCTCCTGGTACAGTTCATCGTATAGAAGGAAAGGACTTACTGGAAGGAGGTACCGAGCTTCATCCTCTGGTTTCCATACATGACCTTACAATTACTGATGTATTGAAAATAGGAGAACAGGTCCAATCGCTTCCGGAAGTCGTAGTTATTGGAATTGAGATCGGTTCTCCCGCTTCTGAGTTTACACAGGAAATAAGTCCCGATGTGCTTAATGGCGTGGATAAATCCATACTGCTTATCAAAGAAGAAGTCTATTCCTCGCTTTAA
- a CDS encoding cytochrome b has translation MKSNNNRSLVVERYTITDRIAHTVHAIAMIVLIITGLKIYTGWDFMSFSSARALHMIMVPFLLAVNWILIPYNIFSEGHGLFGKISHFTDHYIFGPKDAMRLGGIIKNFFRKGRYPAYSIYDEEKGHYETKLHPVMKILIVLEGTALFLIAVSGVVLYKLDWSVFGLPIGSWILSVGNLIAPLFDLTAIQFYRILHLAMTYWFIFELVVHVGILEFDPHVWKYYKAIFWSGKEDFSDTHYSEFVEKYSKFDAKEHSKH, from the coding sequence ATGAAATCTAACAACAACCGGTCGCTGGTTGTTGAGCGCTATACAATAACTGACAGGATAGCCCATACTGTCCATGCTATTGCGATGATAGTGCTCATCATTACCGGGTTAAAGATCTATACGGGATGGGACTTTATGAGTTTCAGTAGTGCTCGTGCCCTTCACATGATAATGGTTCCGTTCCTGCTTGCAGTGAACTGGATCCTTATCCCCTACAACATATTTTCCGAAGGTCACGGGTTATTCGGAAAGATCTCGCATTTTACGGATCACTATATTTTTGGTCCCAAGGATGCAATGCGCCTGGGTGGTATAATTAAAAACTTCTTCAGGAAGGGCAGGTATCCTGCATATTCCATCTACGATGAAGAAAAAGGTCACTACGAGACCAAACTTCATCCCGTAATGAAGATCCTGATTGTACTTGAAGGTACAGCACTCTTCCTGATTGCGGTTTCAGGCGTTGTACTGTACAAGCTTGACTGGTCAGTCTTCGGGCTGCCAATAGGGTCATGGATTCTTTCAGTCGGAAATTTAATTGCGCCTCTCTTCGATTTGACTGCTATCCAATTCTATAGAATACTCCACCTGGCAATGACTTACTGGTTTATCTTTGAACTGGTAGTGCATGTGGGTATTCTGGAGTTTGACCCTCATGTCTGGAAGTACTATAAAGCTATCTTCTGGTCAGGAAAAGAAGATTTCTCAGATACTCACTACTCCGAGTTCGTAGAGAAATATTCAAAGTTTGATGCCAAGGAACACTCAAAACACTGA
- a CDS encoding nickel-dependent hydrogenase large subunit encodes MVNVTVDPLTRIEGHQRISAEVDANGVITDAQSSSLIFRGFERILQKHDPRDAAFLTQRICGVCPISHGMAATNALDDLYGVAEHVPKDALVMRNILQGLNMVASHATHIYVLFGPDLANPAYRDVLTTLGDTGNAVWKEMVGRFAPISYKMDGVAVPAGSSYLAAIPEKKRLQEAIALIAGRMPGAASLYPGGYTYPATVADITKLSTYYLEVMDFVSKHTLKVDFNTWIENTYKASSPQKAVSFVTEHLQSLVDKSTTSNDFSKEAGWGDVEFFAAFGSELVGEKLLGLPASLKLDTIGGYKDPSKICFVSYGGYYKPKDGYDPRSPAGDRIFTSGVVTGNLEYLKFDPDKITESTAHSFYSNSSNDLPPTKGETVPFTDPDKIVFTGGSDSQYSWDKAPRYDGIPGEVGPLARMLNIKEPLVTGLALTFAENGYSAANVFTRVLARMQETAILAYELLNWVTVDYEPGGKISVPIDLNAAKNNQGMGLWEAPRGALGHWVSAGSDGKVTNYQCIVPGTWLMSPRDSKGIPGPLEQALIGSKINPVGNLDYTNPIGIYHMGRSYDPCISCAVHTIDLTGKHAPNTLRIL; translated from the coding sequence ATGGTAAACGTTACAGTCGATCCCTTAACCAGAATTGAAGGACACCAGCGCATATCTGCTGAAGTAGATGCTAATGGTGTCATAACTGATGCCCAGTCATCTTCCCTCATATTCAGAGGTTTTGAGCGCATTTTGCAGAAACACGACCCAAGAGACGCAGCTTTTCTTACCCAGAGAATTTGTGGTGTCTGTCCAATTTCACATGGAATGGCAGCCACTAACGCCCTTGACGACCTTTATGGCGTCGCTGAACACGTTCCAAAAGATGCTCTTGTAATGAGGAACATACTCCAGGGTCTGAACATGGTTGCAAGCCATGCAACTCATATATATGTCCTCTTCGGTCCTGACCTCGCAAACCCAGCATATAGAGATGTTCTTACAACTCTGGGAGACACCGGAAATGCAGTCTGGAAAGAAATGGTTGGAAGGTTTGCCCCAATTAGCTACAAGATGGATGGCGTGGCTGTACCTGCGGGAAGTTCATATCTGGCAGCAATTCCTGAGAAGAAGCGTCTTCAGGAGGCTATTGCACTTATTGCCGGTAGAATGCCCGGTGCTGCATCCCTTTATCCAGGTGGATATACCTACCCGGCTACTGTCGCAGATATAACCAAACTTTCTACCTACTATCTGGAAGTCATGGACTTCGTATCCAAGCATACTCTGAAAGTTGATTTCAATACCTGGATTGAAAATACCTATAAGGCAAGCTCTCCTCAGAAAGCAGTAAGCTTTGTCACTGAACACCTCCAGAGTCTTGTTGACAAATCAACCACATCCAATGATTTCTCCAAAGAGGCAGGTTGGGGAGACGTGGAATTTTTCGCAGCTTTTGGTTCAGAACTTGTAGGAGAAAAACTTCTTGGTCTTCCAGCAAGCCTTAAACTTGATACAATCGGTGGGTACAAGGATCCCTCAAAGATCTGCTTTGTTTCATATGGTGGATATTATAAGCCCAAAGACGGATACGACCCGAGGAGCCCGGCAGGAGACCGTATTTTCACCTCAGGTGTGGTAACAGGTAATCTCGAATATCTGAAATTTGATCCGGACAAGATTACGGAGAGTACTGCTCACTCCTTCTACAGCAATAGTAGTAACGACCTCCCACCAACAAAAGGCGAAACCGTTCCGTTTACAGATCCCGATAAAATTGTCTTCACAGGAGGCTCGGATAGCCAGTACAGCTGGGATAAGGCTCCGAGATACGACGGAATTCCAGGTGAAGTTGGACCTCTTGCGCGCATGCTGAATATAAAAGAGCCGCTTGTAACCGGTTTGGCTTTGACCTTCGCTGAGAATGGCTACTCTGCAGCTAATGTTTTCACCAGAGTGCTGGCTCGTATGCAGGAAACAGCAATTCTCGCGTATGAACTGCTTAATTGGGTGACAGTTGACTATGAGCCAGGAGGAAAGATCTCCGTGCCTATAGACCTTAATGCAGCCAAGAATAACCAGGGAATGGGCTTATGGGAAGCACCTCGCGGAGCTCTCGGTCACTGGGTCTCTGCTGGCAGCGATGGAAAGGTCACTAACTATCAGTGTATAGTTCCGGGTACCTGGTTAATGTCCCCAAGAGACAGCAAAGGCATTCCTGGTCCGCTTGAACAAGCCCTCATTGGCTCAAAAATCAACCCCGTCGGAAATCTCGATTATACCAACCCAATTGGTATCTACCATATGGGCAGATCCTATGATCCTTGCATCTCGTGTGCAGTCCACACCATTGACCTGACCGGGAAGCATGCTCCAAATACTCTAAGAATACTTTAA
- a CDS encoding hydrogenase small subunit — MSTGMKNLVRTLDSVDFLKMDRRTFMKAVGLMGASAFLGTYKADIVKALELAETKLVWLHGSECTGCSESLLNAGNPDILQALQKLNVNLVFHETICAQQGIWNDGKLVNTPELNSELLLEETYKEGNYFLVVEGSIPNGPNGSGRYLVIGNKTFKETLGEAAKNAIAVIAVGACACWGGITSADSDVAKDTDYRGVAFAKTDKNKGMLQELGIDKPVINIPGCPAHPDWILLTLGAVILGKIKLDDIPKVVDEFGRPKVFYPPDHTVHENCPRRGYYDRGEFDVEVGGEKCLWKLGCKAPYSHADCGIRRWNGSVSMCTQAGGPCIACVEPGWPDIARPLYVEREDVGIAGTNIDTIAKGAVVGAAVVAGVHAVRRMKGE, encoded by the coding sequence ATGAGTACTGGAATGAAAAATCTTGTCCGTACACTGGACAGTGTGGATTTCTTAAAAATGGACCGCCGTACTTTCATGAAAGCAGTAGGCTTAATGGGAGCATCTGCATTCCTGGGCACCTATAAGGCTGACATTGTGAAGGCGCTTGAACTCGCAGAAACCAAGCTTGTCTGGTTGCATGGTTCAGAATGCACTGGCTGTTCAGAATCGCTCTTAAATGCAGGCAATCCTGACATTCTACAGGCATTACAAAAGCTCAATGTCAATCTTGTTTTCCATGAGACTATTTGCGCACAGCAGGGAATCTGGAATGATGGTAAGCTTGTAAACACCCCCGAGCTTAACTCTGAGCTTCTTCTCGAAGAGACTTATAAAGAAGGCAATTATTTCCTGGTCGTTGAAGGCTCAATCCCGAATGGTCCAAATGGCTCAGGACGTTACCTTGTTATTGGAAACAAGACTTTCAAGGAAACCCTTGGAGAGGCTGCAAAGAACGCAATTGCTGTCATTGCAGTCGGAGCCTGTGCCTGCTGGGGAGGAATCACCTCTGCAGATAGCGATGTTGCCAAGGACACAGACTATAGAGGAGTTGCTTTCGCAAAGACCGACAAAAACAAAGGTATGCTTCAGGAGCTTGGAATTGATAAACCAGTAATTAACATTCCTGGTTGCCCTGCTCATCCCGACTGGATTCTTCTTACCCTGGGAGCGGTAATCCTTGGAAAAATTAAACTTGATGATATTCCAAAAGTTGTGGATGAGTTCGGTAGGCCGAAAGTCTTCTATCCCCCAGACCACACAGTGCATGAAAACTGCCCACGCCGCGGGTACTATGACCGTGGAGAATTCGATGTAGAAGTAGGAGGAGAAAAGTGCCTGTGGAAATTAGGCTGTAAGGCTCCTTATTCTCACGCAGACTGCGGAATTCGCAGATGGAATGGCTCAGTAAGCATGTGTACCCAGGCAGGCGGCCCCTGTATTGCCTGTGTAGAACCTGGATGGCCAGACATTGCAAGGCCGTTGTATGTTGAGCGTGAAGATGTGGGAATTGCCGGAACAAACATTGATACAATAGCTAAAGGTGCAGTAGTAGGAGCCGCAGTTGTTGCAGGTGTGCATGCTGTAAGGAGAATGAAAGGAGAGTGA
- a CDS encoding HypC/HybG/HupF family hydrogenase formation chaperone produces MCIAIPGKIVSVVDESTATVDMGGVRRNVNMDLLGGASESVIGKHVLVHVGYAIAEISEEESEETMRLLKQIAGLEEIDTLESESP; encoded by the coding sequence ATGTGTATAGCTATTCCTGGAAAAATAGTTTCTGTCGTAGATGAAAGCACTGCAACTGTCGATATGGGCGGAGTTCGCAGAAACGTAAATATGGATTTGCTGGGAGGTGCCAGTGAGTCCGTAATCGGAAAGCATGTCCTTGTCCATGTGGGATATGCAATTGCGGAAATCTCCGAAGAAGAAAGTGAAGAAACAATGCGCCTTCTCAAACAGATTGCAGGGCTTGAAGAAATTGACACCTTAGAAAGTGAATCCCCCTGA
- the hypD gene encoding hydrogenase formation protein HypD, translated as MENGNSSSKPDIPEFEKKLLERIRSSKIPLRIMHVCGTHERTIAKYGLRSVLPDNIEVISGPGCPVCVTPEEDINIAIALAKSGATVITFGDMMRVPGSAESLLDAKSEGADVRMVYSIDDAVALAEKKPELEVVFFGIGFETTVPANAAALLRETPENFSLLTSQKKTPPAIELLARDANVDAFIAPGHVATIIGTKPFEPLAEKGFPVVVSGFEVGDILLGISLLQAQIEEGISRVDNGYPRAVKPEGNQIALKMMEKVFETSDSEWRGIGKIANSGLVLRKEFEEKDAAKKHEDLYASALEEVRKKVGKKDKKRCICAAILTGKAKPSQCPNFGKNCSPKNPAGPCMVSQEGMCYNWFRYSREGGGKLA; from the coding sequence ATGGAAAACGGGAATTCTTCTTCAAAGCCAGACATTCCTGAGTTTGAGAAAAAGCTACTGGAGAGAATCAGGAGCTCAAAAATACCGCTCCGCATAATGCATGTCTGTGGAACGCATGAGAGAACCATAGCAAAATACGGGTTAAGGAGTGTCCTTCCAGATAATATCGAGGTAATAAGCGGTCCCGGATGTCCTGTCTGTGTTACTCCTGAAGAGGATATAAATATCGCAATCGCCCTTGCGAAAAGCGGAGCAACTGTTATCACCTTCGGAGATATGATGCGAGTTCCCGGTTCGGCTGAAAGCTTGCTGGATGCAAAGTCTGAAGGGGCAGATGTGAGGATGGTTTATAGCATTGACGATGCAGTTGCCCTTGCAGAAAAAAAGCCAGAACTTGAGGTAGTCTTTTTTGGAATAGGCTTTGAGACCACAGTTCCTGCAAATGCGGCTGCCCTCTTAAGAGAGACTCCTGAGAATTTCAGCCTTCTTACCTCCCAGAAGAAAACTCCTCCTGCAATCGAACTCCTTGCCAGGGATGCAAATGTTGATGCATTTATAGCTCCAGGGCATGTGGCGACCATAATAGGCACAAAACCTTTTGAGCCGCTCGCAGAAAAGGGTTTTCCTGTCGTTGTTAGTGGATTTGAGGTAGGAGACATCCTCCTTGGTATAAGCCTGCTGCAGGCGCAGATAGAGGAGGGCATCTCAAGAGTAGACAACGGTTACCCCAGAGCTGTGAAACCTGAAGGAAACCAGATTGCCCTGAAAATGATGGAAAAGGTATTCGAAACTTCAGATTCGGAGTGGCGAGGTATAGGAAAAATTGCAAATTCAGGGCTTGTGTTAAGGAAAGAGTTTGAGGAAAAAGACGCAGCAAAGAAGCACGAAGACCTGTATGCATCTGCTCTTGAGGAAGTCCGAAAGAAAGTTGGGAAAAAAGATAAGAAACGCTGTATCTGTGCAGCTATCCTTACAGGAAAAGCAAAGCCCTCTCAATGTCCGAACTTCGGGAAGAACTGCTCCCCGAAAAATCCAGCAGGTCCATGTATGGTCAGCCAGGAAGGCATGTGCTACAACTGGTTCAGATACTCCAGAGAAGGAGGCGGCAAGCTTGCATGA
- the hypA gene encoding hydrogenase maturation nickel metallochaperone HypA, which yields MHEFSIAYEIFDQVINTANAHGATEVKKLILQMGRLSHTNPEQLSFCFNVLAEGSIAENADFVVEMVSPTLECECGYEGEIDEKQIRESSALRSELLAYVAAMECPICGKQANIKGGRELIIKSIEIETEEDRTAE from the coding sequence TTGCATGAATTTTCTATAGCTTATGAGATTTTTGATCAGGTAATCAATACTGCCAATGCCCACGGAGCAACGGAAGTTAAGAAATTAATTCTCCAAATGGGAAGGTTGAGCCATACAAATCCCGAACAGCTCAGTTTCTGTTTCAATGTTCTTGCAGAGGGAAGCATTGCAGAAAATGCGGATTTTGTTGTAGAAATGGTGTCACCTACCCTTGAGTGCGAGTGCGGGTATGAGGGAGAGATAGACGAAAAACAGATACGGGAGAGCAGTGCACTTAGAAGCGAACTTCTTGCTTATGTGGCAGCTATGGAGTGCCCTATCTGTGGAAAACAGGCAAATATTAAAGGCGGCAGAGAACTGATAATCAAAAGTATCGAAATCGAAACCGAAGAAGATCGAACCGCAGAGTAA
- the hypB gene encoding hydrogenase nickel incorporation protein HypB, giving the protein MHVIHMGHDVYKANDKVAEKNRKKLDKHKVFSVNVMGAIGSGKTTLIEEAISHLKEKYRIAVIAGDVIAEMDSSRFRKLDVPTIPVNTGKECHLDAKLVEKALDEIDLDNTDLLLIENVGNLICPVDFKLGEHLRVVVVSVTEGDDIILKHPMIFKTAELAIINKVDIAHAVDVDAEKMREDILSLNPSVPVLLTSKHDWESLETWIDFIEHGVKETLKK; this is encoded by the coding sequence ATGCATGTAATCCATATGGGACATGATGTCTACAAAGCAAATGATAAAGTTGCTGAAAAAAACAGAAAGAAACTTGACAAGCATAAGGTTTTTTCAGTAAATGTTATGGGAGCTATCGGCTCAGGAAAGACCACTCTTATTGAAGAGGCAATCAGTCATCTCAAAGAAAAGTATAGAATAGCTGTGATTGCAGGGGACGTAATAGCAGAGATGGATTCCTCCCGTTTCAGGAAACTTGATGTTCCCACTATCCCCGTAAATACCGGAAAAGAATGCCACCTGGATGCAAAACTGGTGGAAAAAGCCCTGGATGAAATCGACCTCGATAACACAGATCTCCTGCTAATTGAGAACGTAGGCAACCTGATCTGCCCCGTGGACTTCAAACTGGGGGAGCACCTGAGGGTTGTAGTTGTGAGCGTGACCGAGGGAGATGACATTATCCTCAAGCACCCAATGATTTTTAAGACCGCAGAGCTTGCGATCATAAATAAAGTTGACATTGCCCATGCGGTTGATGTCGATGCCGAGAAAATGCGAGAAGACATCCTTTCCTTGAACCCGAGTGTGCCAGTTCTCCTAACCTCGAAGCATGACTGGGAAAGCCTGGAAACCTGGATTGACTTTATTGAGCATGGGGTTAAAGAAACTCTGAAGAAATAA
- the hypE gene encoding hydrogenase expression/formation protein HypE, with product MKSNTISLEHGAGGEVMQALIGEIILKNFHNKSAGSIGLESLDDGSTIRLEGLNSEYELVLTTDSHVITPAFFPNTNIGRLAVAGTINDLTVMGAKPLALTCAVVVPEGFPLTEFEEIIKTMDETAAEAGVPIITGDTKTVEKTALDSIILNTAGLGITDSPVRDSGLQVGDKILVTGTIGDHGISLMAHREGFDFDTDLVSDSAPLWRLIEPLLKLRTPDGKPVITAMKDPTRGGLANALNEMAKKSGTGILIEEDWIPFKPAVSAACEMLGLDPLEVANEGKAVIGVRSGFEEEVLSILRQHPYGRDAAVIGEVTPDNKGEVILRNRFGGMRYVDIPAGDPIPRVC from the coding sequence ATGAAATCCAATACTATTTCTCTTGAACACGGTGCAGGCGGAGAGGTCATGCAGGCACTTATAGGAGAAATAATTCTTAAAAATTTTCACAATAAAAGTGCAGGCTCGATAGGGCTTGAATCTCTTGATGACGGCTCCACCATCAGGCTTGAGGGTCTAAACTCGGAATACGAACTCGTACTGACCACTGACAGCCACGTGATAACGCCTGCCTTTTTCCCGAATACTAATATAGGAAGGCTTGCAGTTGCAGGCACTATCAATGACCTCACTGTTATGGGAGCAAAGCCGCTTGCTCTTACCTGTGCGGTCGTAGTCCCTGAAGGTTTTCCACTCACTGAATTTGAGGAAATAATCAAGACAATGGACGAAACGGCTGCAGAAGCCGGAGTGCCCATAATAACAGGTGATACGAAAACCGTGGAGAAAACCGCACTTGATTCAATTATCCTGAACACAGCAGGGCTAGGGATTACAGATAGCCCGGTCAGGGACTCAGGGCTTCAGGTGGGAGATAAAATCCTGGTCACAGGCACTATTGGCGACCATGGTATCTCGCTTATGGCTCACAGGGAAGGTTTTGATTTTGATACTGACCTTGTCTCGGACTCAGCCCCACTCTGGAGGCTAATAGAACCTCTCCTTAAACTCAGAACCCCTGACGGGAAACCTGTCATTACAGCAATGAAAGACCCGACACGCGGAGGGCTTGCAAACGCCCTGAACGAGATGGCAAAAAAGTCAGGAACAGGGATTCTTATTGAAGAAGACTGGATTCCTTTCAAGCCAGCCGTTTCTGCAGCCTGTGAGATGCTGGGCCTTGATCCCCTTGAGGTTGCAAACGAAGGAAAGGCAGTCATCGGAGTAAGATCCGGTTTTGAAGAAGAAGTGCTTTCAATCTTAAGGCAGCACCCATACGGCAGGGACGCGGCTGTTATAGGAGAAGTTACTCCAGACAATAAAGGAGAGGTAATCCTGAGAAACCGCTTTGGCGGTATGCGTTATGTCGATATACCTGCTGGAGACCCAATTCCGAGAGTGTGCTAA